Proteins from one Fragaria vesca subsp. vesca linkage group LG6, FraVesHawaii_1.0, whole genome shotgun sequence genomic window:
- the LOC101292813 gene encoding TGACG-sequence-specific DNA-binding protein TGA-2.1-like — protein sequence MGSRTVKIGSNDGDKLVTEMPSFVTPVPTSNPIGTEGGSIRSSRISDFERLEQTLGFNIEDAVDIGRSPVYDQNTSTSRASGAKDVQFGALNKLLPQKELQPNLVAVSRSNHENWGESNMADGSPRTDTSTDDTEDKNQMIERNQMAGLLASDSSDRSKEKPGDQKTLRRLAQNREAARKSRLRKKAYVQQLESSRLKLTQLEQELQRARQQGIFISSSGDQAHSMSGNGALAFDVEYARWLEEHNKQINELRAAVNSHAGDTELRTVIDNVIAHYDDIFRIKGTAAKADVFHILSGMWKTPAERCFMWIGGFRSSELLKLLVRQLEPLTEQQVMGIYNLQQSSQQAEDALSQGMEALQQSLSETLASGSPGPSGTSGNVANYMGQMAMAMGKLGTLEGFLRQADNLRQQTLQQMHRILTTRQSARALLAINDYFSRLRALSSLWLARPRE from the exons TGGCACAGAGGGGGGCTCCATTCGTTCTTCTCGAATCTCAGACTTTGAAAGGCTTGAGCAGACTCTTGGATTTAACATAGAGGATGCTGTTGACATTGGAAGAA GTCCTGTATATGATCAAAATACTTCAACTAGCCGCGCATCAGGAGCCAAGGATGTTCAATTTGGCGCTTTAAATAAG CTGTTACCACAGAAAGAGCTACAACCAAATCTGGTTGCAGTATCTCGTAGCAATCACGAGAATTGGGGTGAATCCAATATGGCAGATGGAAGTCCTAGGACTGATACTTCAACAGATGACACAGAGGATAAAAATCAGATG ATTGAAAGGAATCAAATGGCTGGTCTTCTAGCTTCTGATTCCAGTGATAGATCAAAAGAAAAACCTGGGGATCAAAAG ACGCTGCGCAGGCTTGCTCAAAATCGTGAAGCTGCCCGGAAAAGCCGATTAAGAAAAAAA GCATATGTACAACAACTCGAGAGTAGCCGGTTGAAACTGACCCAGCTTGAGCAAGAACTTCAGCGTGCCCGCCAGCAA GGCATCTTCATTTCAAGTTCTGGAGATCAAGCCCATTCAATGAGTGGAAATG GTGCTTTGGCATTTGATGTGGAATATGCAAGGTGGCTAGAGGAGCACAACAAGCAGATAAATGAGTTGAGGGCAGCTGTTAATTCACATGCGGGTGATACAGAACTCCGTACTGTAATTGATAATGTCATTGCTCACTATGATGACATCTTTAGAATAAAGGGCACTGCAGCAAAAGCTGATGTTTTCCACATCTTGTCAGGAATGTGGAAAACACCAGCGGAACGGTGTTTTATGTGGATTGGTGGCTTCCGCTCATCTGAGCTTTTGAAG CTTCTTGTGCGTCAATTGGAACCCCTAACGGAGCAGCAAGTGATGGGTATTTACAACTTACAGCAATCATCCCAGCAGGCTGAAGATGCTTTGTCACAAGGGATGGAAGCATTGCAGCAATCCCTTTCTGAGACCTTGGCCAGTGGTTCACCTGGGCCATCAGGAACATCTGGGAATGTAGCAAACTACATGGGTCAAATGGCTATGGCTATGGGAAAGCTAGGCACACTTGAGGGATTCCTTCGCCAG GCTGATAATCTTCGCCAGCAAACTCTGCAACAAATGCATCGTATACTGACAACTAGGCAGTCGGCTCGTGCACTTCTTGCGATCAATGATTATTTCTCACGTCTTAGAGCCCTCAGTTCTCTTTGGCTTGCCAGGCCCCGAGAGTGA